One Dreissena polymorpha isolate Duluth1 chromosome 9, UMN_Dpol_1.0, whole genome shotgun sequence genomic window carries:
- the LOC127845950 gene encoding calbindin-like — MQSLYFNHDIPDVVLKSFFKKYDADNSGFLDKKELSSLLKDDLGLTTAQTEVYIHLLDEDGDAKISSDEFCTWLRSNERFSLVDNSSRYYRVSKAVELFKKYDRDGSQSISCNEFTNLLTELGYKMSILTQHSKPLMLTEMEQYRFWSSLSGSIGSR; from the coding sequence ATGCAAAGTTTATATTTCAACCACGACATTCCAGATGTCGTATTAAAGAGCTTTTTCAAAAAGTACGACGCGGACAACAGCGGATTTCTCGACAAGAAGGAACTTTCAAGTTTACTGAAAGACGATCTGGGCCTGACTACTGCCCAAACGGAAGTGTATATCCATCTTCTGGATGAAGATGGCGACGCAAAAATTAGTTCCGACGAATTCTGCACCTGGCTTCGGAGCAACGAGCGATTCAGTTTGGTGGACAATTCGTCGCGCTACTATAGAGTGAGCAAAGCCGTGGAGCTGTTCAAAAAGTATGACAGGGATGGAAGTCAAAGTATCAGTTGTAATGAGTTTACAAACTTGTTGACCGAACTGGGTTACAAAATGTCGATTTTGACGCAGCATTCAAAGCCCTTGATGCTGACGGAAATGGAACAATATCGTTTCTGGAGTTCCTTAAGTGGCTCAATTGGGTCCCGTTAG